A single window of Nocardia sp. NBC_01327 DNA harbors:
- a CDS encoding nuclear transport factor 2 family protein: protein MSDINELVERYLSAWNATDPSARAALVAEVFTEDAEYIDPLVSVRGHDGLAATIAAVQGQFAGLEFSSGGAVDAHHNIARFTWNLGRPGAEPLVIGFDVAVLAEDGRISQVHGFLDQVPAGL from the coding sequence ATGAGCGATATCAACGAGCTGGTCGAGCGCTACCTGAGCGCCTGGAACGCCACCGACCCGAGCGCCCGGGCCGCGCTGGTCGCCGAGGTGTTCACCGAGGACGCCGAATACATCGATCCGCTGGTGTCGGTGCGCGGCCACGACGGGCTGGCGGCCACCATCGCCGCGGTGCAGGGCCAGTTCGCCGGGCTGGAGTTCAGCTCCGGCGGGGCGGTCGACGCCCATCACAACATCGCCCGATTCACCTGGAACCTCGGGCGGCCCGGCGCCGAGCCGCTGGTCATCGGATTCGATGTGGCGGTCCTGGCCGAGGACGGCCGGATCAGCCAGGTGCACGGCTTCCTGGACCAGGTTCCGGCCGGTCTCTGA
- a CDS encoding MFS transporter codes for MSSSTLQSPVTAPAPATPGQASWGTLLVLLAGIFMAMLDFFIVNVSIPGTQADLHASSAAMQWVVAGYGLAVAAGLITGGRLGDMYGRARMYGLGMAIFALASIVCAMAGGTGELIAARVVQGAGMALLMPQVLGIISVVFTGARQARAFAAYGLTMGLAAVFGQLIGGALIQADLFGLGWRAIYWINVPVAVLALVLLRRLVPESRGSAGTRLDPSGVGLILAALVALVLPLIQGRAQGWPVWTWLSLAAAAVLLGVFTWYQRRLAARGAAPLVDPRLFRDRSFTVGVALSLAYQMTMGSFFLFLALYLQQGRGMSPLASGALFLAIGGPYMLTSVVAEKFTARLGRQVITLGAVLQGAGFVLLAAVIEHADGHVALGWLLPGLVLAGAGMGFAVVPVPGIVLAGVPPEHAASAGGVLATAQQVGGAVGIAVVGIVFYDRLGGTAELGPAFVSSLVPMALLCLLTAALVQLLPRSRR; via the coding sequence ATGTCGTCATCGACTCTCCAGAGCCCGGTCACCGCACCGGCGCCGGCGACGCCCGGTCAGGCCTCGTGGGGCACCCTGCTCGTTCTGCTGGCCGGAATCTTCATGGCCATGCTCGATTTCTTCATCGTCAACGTCTCCATTCCGGGTACCCAGGCCGATCTGCATGCGAGCAGCGCTGCCATGCAGTGGGTGGTCGCCGGGTACGGTTTGGCCGTCGCGGCCGGTCTGATCACCGGCGGACGGCTGGGCGATATGTACGGACGGGCCCGCATGTACGGGCTCGGCATGGCGATCTTCGCTCTCGCCTCGATCGTGTGCGCCATGGCCGGCGGCACCGGTGAGCTGATCGCGGCGCGGGTCGTGCAGGGCGCGGGCATGGCACTGCTCATGCCGCAGGTGCTCGGCATCATCAGCGTAGTGTTCACCGGGGCTCGGCAGGCCCGCGCCTTCGCCGCCTACGGCCTGACCATGGGATTGGCGGCGGTGTTCGGCCAGTTGATCGGCGGCGCGCTGATCCAGGCCGACCTGTTCGGGCTCGGCTGGCGGGCCATCTACTGGATCAATGTGCCGGTGGCCGTGCTCGCCCTGGTGCTGCTGCGGCGACTGGTCCCCGAGTCACGCGGCAGCGCGGGCACTCGGCTCGACCCCTCCGGAGTCGGCCTGATTCTGGCCGCCCTCGTCGCGCTGGTGCTGCCGCTGATCCAGGGACGTGCGCAGGGCTGGCCGGTGTGGACCTGGCTGTCGCTGGCCGCCGCCGCGGTGCTGCTGGGCGTATTCACCTGGTACCAGCGGCGATTGGCCGCTCGCGGCGCCGCACCGCTGGTGGATCCGCGCCTGTTCCGGGATCGTTCGTTCACCGTGGGCGTGGCGCTCTCGCTGGCCTATCAGATGACGATGGGGTCGTTCTTCCTGTTCCTGGCGCTGTATCTGCAGCAGGGGCGGGGCATGTCGCCGCTGGCCTCGGGTGCGCTGTTCCTGGCGATCGGCGGGCCGTACATGCTCACTTCGGTGGTGGCCGAGAAGTTCACCGCACGGCTCGGACGACAGGTGATCACGCTCGGTGCGGTGCTGCAGGGTGCGGGATTCGTTTTGCTGGCCGCGGTGATCGAGCACGCCGACGGGCACGTCGCCCTGGGATGGCTGCTGCCGGGGCTCGTACTCGCCGGTGCGGGAATGGGTTTCGCGGTGGTGCCGGTACCGGGCATCGTGCTGGCGGGCGTACCGCCAGAGCACGCCGCCTCCGCGGGTGGTGTGCTGGCCACGGCACAGCAGGTCGGCGGCGCGGTGGGGATCGCCGTGGTCGGGATCGTGTTCTACGACCGGCTCGGCGGCACCGCGGAGCTGGGACCGGCCTTCGTCTCGAGCCTGGTGCCGATGGCCCTGCTCTGCCTGCTCACCGCCGCGCTGGTGCAGTTGCTGCCCCGGTCACGGCGGTAA